In a genomic window of Hymenobacter chitinivorans DSM 11115:
- the folE gene encoding GTP cyclohydrolase I FolE encodes MDNSVSAAAAAHSFGSADAHLSPDLRTPLRPDAFALSEEEKIAGIAEHFHEIMQLLGLDLNDDSLKGTPRRVAKMYVQEWFRGLDPKHRPEVKLFDNRYGYGQMLVEKDITVFSCCEHHFVPIMGKAHVAYLPGEHVVGLSKLNRVVQYYARRPQVQERLTRQIAEELKHSLQTENVAVLIEADHLCVMSRGVNDTSSSTLTAEYGGLFKEDSTLRAEFLRLLGK; translated from the coding sequence ATGGATAATTCCGTGTCAGCGGCCGCGGCCGCGCACAGCTTCGGATCCGCCGACGCTCACCTGTCGCCGGACCTGCGCACTCCCCTCCGCCCCGATGCTTTTGCCTTGTCGGAGGAAGAAAAAATTGCCGGCATTGCCGAGCACTTCCACGAAATCATGCAGCTACTGGGCCTCGACCTCAACGACGATAGTCTGAAAGGTACGCCGCGCCGGGTGGCCAAGATGTACGTGCAGGAGTGGTTCCGGGGCCTCGACCCCAAGCACCGCCCCGAGGTGAAGCTTTTCGACAACCGCTACGGATACGGGCAGATGCTGGTTGAAAAGGACATTACCGTGTTTTCGTGCTGCGAGCATCACTTCGTCCCGATTATGGGCAAGGCCCACGTGGCTTACCTGCCCGGGGAGCATGTGGTGGGCTTGTCGAAGCTTAACCGGGTGGTGCAGTACTACGCCCGCCGCCCCCAGGTGCAGGAACGCCTGACCCGGCAAATTGCCGAGGAGCTGAAACACTCTCTGCAAACTGAAAACGTGGCCGTGCTCATCGAAGCCGACCATCTGTGCGTGATGAGCCGCGGGGTAAACGACACGAGCAGCAGCACGCTGACGGCCGAGTACGGCGGCCTATTCAAGGAGGATTCGACGCTGCGGGCCGAGTTTTTGCGGCTATTGGGCAAATGA
- a CDS encoding 6-pyruvoyl trahydropterin synthase family protein → MQVTVGRTEHFNAAHRLHNPAWSDERNTQVFGKCNNPHYHGHNYEVTVRLTGPVDPATGYVYDLKRLSDLIKREILDTFDHRNLNLDTEDFRELNPTAENIAVVIWNRLRAHVEPHLVLSVTLYETDRNFVEYHG, encoded by the coding sequence ATGCAAGTAACTGTTGGACGAACCGAACATTTCAATGCCGCCCATCGCCTGCACAACCCGGCGTGGAGTGACGAGCGCAACACCCAGGTATTTGGCAAGTGCAATAATCCTCATTATCACGGCCATAACTACGAGGTTACCGTGCGCCTAACCGGCCCGGTAGACCCCGCTACCGGGTACGTGTATGATTTGAAGCGGCTTAGTGACCTGATCAAACGCGAGATTCTGGATACCTTTGACCACCGGAACCTGAATCTCGATACCGAGGATTTTCGCGAGCTTAACCCTACGGCCGAGAATATTGCTGTCGTGATTTGGAACCGGCTGCGGGCTCACGTCGAGCCCCACCTCGTTCTGTCGGTCACGCTCTATGAAACGGACCGCAACTTTGTTGAATACCATGGATAA
- the rplS gene encoding 50S ribosomal protein L19, translated as MSVLLDFIQQESQERRASFPVFAAGDTVNVHVKIREGNKERIQQFQGVVIQRKNASTNGETFTVRKISNQIGTERIFPLLSPNIDKIELVRRGKVRRARLFYLRGLSGKAAKIKERRG; from the coding sequence ATGAGCGTATTACTCGATTTTATCCAGCAGGAGTCCCAGGAGCGCCGCGCCAGCTTCCCTGTTTTCGCCGCCGGCGACACCGTTAACGTCCACGTGAAAATTCGTGAGGGCAACAAGGAGCGCATTCAGCAGTTCCAGGGTGTTGTTATCCAGCGCAAAAACGCCAGCACCAACGGCGAAACCTTCACCGTGCGCAAAATCTCGAACCAGATCGGTACCGAACGTATTTTCCCCCTGCTGTCGCCCAACATCGACAAGATCGAGCTGGTGCGTCGCGGCAAAGTACGTCGCGCTCGTCTGTTCTACCTGCGTGGCCTGTCGGGCAAAGCTGCCAAAATCAAAGAGCGTCGCGGTTAA
- a CDS encoding acyl-CoA desaturase, producing the protein MPILIFFVAHYYLSLFTQTFYLHRYAAHKMFTMNKFWERFFFLFTYICQGSSFLSPRAYALLHRMHHAYSDTEMDPHSPLFSSNAFSMMWKTKNIYNDVLNRNYAAAERFEGDYPEWSLIENIGDKWFSRVGWGTLYVLFYVQFATAWWMFLLLPIHFLMGPIHGAIVNWGGHKYGYQNFDNHDHSKNTLALDFLAFGELFQNNHHKLPMRVNFGVKWWEFDPTYMFIWTLDKARIIKIKRKLTAQKLQAAA; encoded by the coding sequence ATGCCGATACTCATTTTCTTTGTAGCGCATTACTACCTGTCGCTCTTCACGCAGACGTTCTATCTGCACCGCTACGCCGCCCACAAAATGTTCACGATGAACAAATTCTGGGAGCGGTTCTTCTTTTTGTTCACCTACATCTGCCAGGGTTCCTCGTTCCTGTCGCCGCGGGCGTACGCGCTGCTGCACCGCATGCACCACGCCTACTCCGACACGGAAATGGACCCCCATTCGCCGCTTTTCTCGTCGAATGCCTTTAGCATGATGTGGAAGACCAAGAACATCTACAACGATGTGCTGAACCGCAACTACGCCGCCGCCGAGCGGTTTGAGGGCGACTACCCCGAGTGGTCCCTCATCGAAAACATCGGCGACAAGTGGTTTTCGCGCGTGGGCTGGGGCACGCTCTACGTGCTGTTCTACGTGCAGTTTGCCACCGCCTGGTGGATGTTCCTGCTGCTGCCCATCCACTTCCTGATGGGCCCCATCCACGGCGCCATCGTCAACTGGGGCGGCCACAAGTATGGCTACCAGAACTTCGACAACCACGACCACAGCAAGAACACCCTGGCCCTGGACTTCCTGGCCTTCGGGGAGCTGTTCCAGAACAACCACCACAAGCTGCCCATGCGCGTCAACTTCGGCGTGAAGTGGTGGGAATTCGACCCCACCTACATGTTCATCTGGACCCTGGACAAGGCCCGCATCATCAAGATCAAGCGCAAACTAACCGCCCAAAAACTGCAAGCCGCCGCGTAA
- the panB gene encoding 3-methyl-2-oxobutanoate hydroxymethyltransferase, protein MSQHKEVKLVTTHQLLAMKRRGEKISMLTAYDFSMATILDGAGIDVLLVGDSASNVMAGHETTLPITLDQMIYHAQSVVRAVKRALVVVDMPFGSYQGNSSEALRSAIRIMKESGGHAIKLEGGAEIKESITRILTAGIPVMGHLGLTPQSIYKFGTYTVRAKEEAEAQKLIEDAQLLQDLGCFALVLEKIPSTLAKQVAEKLSIPVIGIGAGPDVDGQVLVVHDMLGITKEFKPRFLRRYAELADLMHDAVTRYVQDVKSHDFPSPEEAY, encoded by the coding sequence ATGTCGCAGCACAAAGAAGTTAAGCTCGTCACTACGCACCAGCTCCTGGCCATGAAGCGCCGGGGGGAAAAGATTTCGATGCTCACCGCCTACGACTTCTCGATGGCCACCATCCTCGATGGGGCGGGTATCGACGTGCTGCTGGTCGGCGACTCGGCTTCTAACGTTATGGCGGGCCACGAAACCACGCTGCCCATCACCCTGGACCAGATGATTTACCACGCCCAGAGCGTGGTGCGGGCCGTGAAGCGGGCCTTGGTGGTGGTCGATATGCCCTTCGGCTCCTACCAGGGCAATTCTTCGGAAGCCCTGCGCTCGGCCATCCGCATCATGAAGGAATCGGGTGGGCACGCCATTAAGCTCGAAGGCGGGGCCGAAATCAAGGAGTCGATTACGCGCATCCTGACGGCCGGCATTCCGGTTATGGGCCATTTGGGTCTCACGCCCCAGAGCATCTACAAGTTTGGCACCTACACCGTACGGGCCAAGGAGGAGGCCGAAGCTCAGAAGCTCATCGAAGACGCTCAGTTGCTCCAGGATCTGGGCTGCTTTGCCCTGGTGCTCGAAAAAATTCCCTCAACATTGGCCAAACAGGTAGCCGAAAAGCTTTCCATTCCCGTTATCGGCATTGGTGCCGGCCCCGACGTGGACGGGCAGGTATTGGTGGTGCACGACATGCTGGGCATCACAAAGGAGTTTAAGCCCCGCTTCCTGCGCCGCTACGCCGAGCTGGCCGACCTCATGCACGACGCCGTCACGCGCTACGTGCAGGACGTGAAAAGCCACGACTTTCCCAGCCCCGAGGAAGCGTACTAA
- a CDS encoding M1 family metallopeptidase: MKKVFTGAVLLALPYLTFAQQSLAPKGYWQQEANYSIDVTLDDKQHELRGTEELQYTNNSPDQLTFIWFHLWPNAYKDNTTAFAKQQLRNGSRKFQFAKAAQRGYIDQLDFKVNGQSAQLAYDPENPDMAKLILPQPLAPGAKATISTPFHVKIPNSFSRFGHVEQSYQITQWYPKPAVYDRKGWHQMPYLDQGEFYSEFGSFDVRITLPANYTVGATGVLQNPDEQQRMDKLAAATALKKTAADFGKDLSFPASAAETKTLRYVQDRVHDFAWFADKRFNVLKSGVTLPSGRPVTSWVLFTNENAEKWVKGLQDVNNALTYYSQWVGEYPYSAATAVDGALSAGSGMEYPMVTVTMPSAITHEVGHNWFYGILGSNERDHAWMDEGVNSYVDARLTEQVDPQGGMFGNMLKNRSLTAKIGIEDLPASALTQVPYQAAASRGLDQSIANLRADQYGKNNYASIVYLKTAAVLKYLAGYLGQEQFDKAMHAYYDQWQFRHPYPEDMQAVFEASTGQQLDWFFKDMLQNTYHYDAAVSDIQVTDTQVKVLVRNDSPAPFAVPVSTVDAQGKVLETQWTTVISTEDEQDEAQVNFRREGVAAVVVDAEYLTPQLNRRDDRMKLTGSLRRFEPIKVKPLVSVERWDRATINWAPVIGANTSDKFMLGAAFYNNPLVRKNLNYLLMPMYSFNRNELNGIANVTVSVLPNSVVRQIETGLTLQRFERYFKVEPSITLKLPFSGFNGPQHTIRLANTAVREQDRGNETMSIQTGEYAVTGGNALQKWSAHVELNQLTSTISQETNSTNAVLLRASAVYSRFYSPKKRVHVRLFGGRFLDSSPNFVIGLSGSPDYRRQTAFLDRQQISHAFTAQVHQTDDRDGAFKAYLPVSSQKWLSTLNLQADLPVTRLAVFADFGIANVQRTDNSFTSRQYYDAGLVVPVIRDIFQLYLPVAGSQYENGLPNSRQDFTDRIRFVLHLEQGNPFQLLNKYLAD, encoded by the coding sequence ATGAAAAAAGTATTTACCGGCGCCGTCCTGCTCGCCCTACCCTACCTGACGTTTGCCCAGCAAAGTCTGGCTCCCAAGGGGTACTGGCAGCAGGAAGCCAATTACTCCATCGACGTTACCCTCGACGACAAGCAGCACGAGCTGCGCGGCACCGAGGAGCTGCAGTACACCAACAACTCACCCGACCAGCTCACCTTTATCTGGTTTCACCTCTGGCCCAACGCCTACAAGGACAACACCACCGCCTTTGCCAAGCAGCAGCTGCGCAACGGCAGCCGTAAGTTCCAGTTTGCCAAAGCCGCCCAGCGCGGCTACATCGACCAGCTCGACTTTAAGGTGAACGGCCAAAGTGCCCAGCTGGCTTACGACCCGGAAAACCCGGACATGGCCAAGCTGATCTTGCCCCAGCCCCTGGCCCCGGGCGCCAAGGCTACGATTTCGACGCCGTTTCACGTCAAGATTCCGAATTCGTTTTCGCGCTTCGGCCACGTGGAGCAATCCTACCAGATAACCCAGTGGTACCCCAAGCCGGCCGTGTACGACCGTAAAGGCTGGCACCAGATGCCCTACCTCGACCAGGGTGAATTCTACTCCGAGTTCGGCTCGTTTGACGTGCGCATCACGCTGCCCGCCAACTACACCGTGGGCGCCACCGGCGTGCTCCAAAACCCCGACGAGCAGCAGCGGATGGACAAGCTGGCGGCGGCCACGGCTTTGAAGAAAACCGCGGCCGACTTTGGCAAGGACCTGTCGTTTCCGGCTTCGGCGGCGGAAACCAAAACCCTGCGCTACGTGCAGGACCGTGTCCACGACTTTGCCTGGTTTGCCGACAAGCGCTTCAACGTGCTCAAGAGCGGCGTCACGCTGCCCTCGGGCCGGCCGGTTACGTCCTGGGTGCTCTTTACTAATGAGAATGCCGAGAAATGGGTCAAAGGCCTGCAGGACGTGAATAATGCCCTGACCTACTACTCCCAATGGGTGGGCGAATACCCGTACTCCGCGGCTACGGCCGTGGATGGGGCCCTGAGTGCCGGCTCGGGCATGGAATACCCGATGGTGACCGTGACCATGCCGTCGGCCATTACCCACGAGGTGGGCCACAACTGGTTTTACGGCATTCTGGGCTCTAACGAGCGGGACCACGCCTGGATGGATGAAGGCGTGAACTCCTACGTGGATGCCCGCCTGACGGAGCAGGTCGACCCGCAGGGCGGCATGTTTGGCAACATGCTCAAAAACCGCAGCCTCACCGCCAAAATCGGCATTGAGGACCTGCCCGCTTCGGCCCTGACCCAGGTGCCCTACCAGGCCGCCGCCAGCCGGGGCCTCGACCAGTCCATAGCAAACCTGCGGGCCGATCAGTACGGCAAGAACAACTATGCCAGTATCGTGTACCTGAAAACGGCCGCCGTGCTGAAGTACCTGGCCGGCTACCTGGGCCAGGAGCAGTTCGACAAGGCCATGCACGCTTACTACGACCAGTGGCAGTTCCGCCACCCCTACCCCGAGGACATGCAGGCCGTCTTTGAAGCCTCCACCGGGCAGCAGCTCGACTGGTTTTTCAAGGACATGCTGCAAAACACTTACCACTACGACGCGGCCGTATCCGACATTCAGGTGACGGATACCCAGGTAAAAGTGCTGGTCCGCAACGACTCACCCGCGCCGTTTGCCGTGCCCGTCAGCACCGTGGATGCCCAGGGCAAAGTGCTCGAAACCCAGTGGACCACCGTAATCAGCACCGAAGATGAGCAGGACGAAGCCCAGGTCAACTTCCGCCGGGAAGGCGTAGCGGCCGTGGTAGTGGATGCGGAGTACCTCACCCCCCAACTCAACCGCCGCGACGACCGAATGAAGCTAACCGGCTCGTTGCGCCGCTTCGAGCCCATAAAGGTCAAGCCCCTAGTCAGCGTGGAGCGCTGGGACCGGGCGACCATCAACTGGGCGCCGGTTATTGGGGCCAACACGTCCGACAAGTTCATGCTCGGTGCCGCGTTTTACAACAATCCGCTGGTGCGCAAAAATCTGAACTACCTGCTGATGCCCATGTACAGCTTCAACCGCAACGAGCTCAACGGCATTGCCAACGTAACGGTGAGCGTACTGCCCAACTCGGTGGTGCGCCAGATTGAGACGGGCCTGACCTTGCAGCGCTTCGAGCGGTACTTCAAGGTGGAGCCCAGCATTACGCTTAAGCTGCCCTTCTCGGGCTTCAACGGTCCGCAGCACACCATCCGCCTGGCCAACACCGCCGTGCGCGAGCAGGACCGCGGCAACGAAACGATGAGCATCCAGACCGGCGAGTACGCCGTGACTGGCGGCAACGCCCTGCAGAAGTGGAGCGCCCACGTGGAGCTCAACCAGCTGACCTCGACGATTTCGCAGGAAACCAACTCCACCAACGCCGTGCTGCTACGGGCTTCGGCCGTCTACTCACGGTTCTACTCCCCCAAGAAGCGGGTGCATGTGCGCCTGTTTGGCGGCCGTTTCCTCGACAGCTCGCCCAATTTTGTCATTGGCCTGAGCGGCAGCCCCGACTATCGCCGCCAGACGGCCTTCCTGGACCGCCAGCAGATTTCCCACGCCTTCACCGCCCAGGTCCACCAGACCGACGACCGGGACGGCGCCTTCAAAGCTTACCTGCCAGTATCCAGCCAGAAGTGGCTGAGCACCCTCAACCTGCAGGCCGACCTGCCCGTGACGCGCCTGGCCGTCTTTGCCGACTTCGGTATTGCCAATGTGCAGCGCACCGACAACTCCTTCACTTCGCGGCAGTACTACGACGCAGGTTTGGTAGTGCCCGTGATACGGGACATATTCCAGCTGTATCTGCCCGTGGCCGGTTCGCAGTACGAAAACGGCCTGCCCAACAGCCGCCAGGATTTCACGGACCGGATTCGCTTCGTGCTGCACCTGGAGCAAGGCAACCCGTTCCAGCTCCTCAACAAGTACCTTGCTGACTAA
- a CDS encoding inorganic diphosphatase yields MRFAFGSIIVGLGSVGLSSCQPDYAELPTFSPERKLLQVVVELPAGHNHAQRYDASKKDFMPVRRAGLDHVVEYLPCPGNQGFVPGTRLESTNAPLQALVLAETQPEGTVVEVLPIGMLTLDDNGVLEQVVVAVPARPSQRILPGITSWKMLVKQFPGAKEAVGQWFQHQGRPGEVRLVGWKDEQAADQQVHQAMK; encoded by the coding sequence ATGCGGTTTGCGTTCGGGAGTATTATCGTGGGCCTGGGGAGCGTGGGGCTGAGCAGCTGCCAGCCCGACTATGCCGAGCTGCCCACATTTTCGCCCGAACGCAAGCTGCTGCAGGTGGTAGTGGAGTTGCCCGCGGGCCACAACCACGCCCAGCGCTACGACGCCAGCAAAAAGGACTTTATGCCCGTGCGGCGGGCCGGCCTCGACCACGTGGTGGAGTATCTGCCCTGCCCCGGCAACCAGGGCTTTGTGCCCGGTACCCGCCTGGAAAGCACCAACGCCCCACTGCAGGCCCTGGTGCTGGCCGAAACCCAGCCCGAAGGCACCGTGGTGGAAGTGCTGCCCATCGGCATGCTTACCCTCGACGACAACGGCGTGCTGGAGCAAGTGGTGGTAGCAGTACCGGCCCGGCCCAGCCAGCGGATTCTGCCCGGCATTACGTCATGGAAGATGTTGGTGAAGCAGTTTCCCGGGGCTAAGGAAGCAGTGGGCCAGTGGTTTCAGCACCAGGGCCGGCCGGGCGAGGTTCGGCTGGTAGGCTGGAAGGATGAGCAGGCCGCCGACCAGCAGGTGCACCAAGCCATGAAGTAG
- the rimM gene encoding ribosome maturation factor RimM (Essential for efficient processing of 16S rRNA) produces the protein MTIDDCYLLGSLGKTHGLKGFVVAFMDVADLDEYRSLKSVYLELPGKPGKLVEYGVDKLQPQADDRALLKLTGIDSIEAAEPLRNAKLYRPLAELPKLEDDQFYFHDVIGYTVVDAVLGELGTVETFYEMPQQDLMGMRYKGKEVLVPVVDELVERADQAEKKLYVNLPEGLLDVYLSPSSRERDEPDEFDGPDTDDEPAEDQK, from the coding sequence ATGACTATCGACGACTGCTACCTGCTGGGCTCTTTGGGCAAAACGCACGGCCTGAAAGGCTTTGTAGTGGCCTTTATGGACGTGGCCGACCTGGATGAGTACCGCAGCCTGAAATCGGTGTACCTGGAGCTGCCCGGCAAGCCCGGCAAGCTCGTGGAGTACGGCGTGGACAAGCTCCAGCCCCAGGCCGACGACCGGGCCCTGCTTAAGCTCACCGGCATCGACTCGATAGAAGCCGCCGAGCCCCTGCGCAACGCCAAGCTCTACCGCCCCCTGGCCGAGCTGCCCAAGCTGGAAGACGACCAGTTCTACTTCCACGACGTCATCGGCTACACTGTGGTGGATGCCGTGCTGGGCGAGCTGGGCACCGTGGAAACTTTCTACGAAATGCCCCAGCAGGACCTGATGGGCATGCGCTACAAGGGCAAGGAGGTATTGGTACCGGTAGTGGATGAGCTGGTTGAGCGGGCTGATCAGGCCGAGAAAAAACTCTACGTGAACCTGCCCGAAGGCCTGCTCGACGTGTACCTGAGTCCGTCTTCTCGGGAGCGGGACGAGCCCGACGAGTTCGACGGGCCCGATACCGACGACGAGCCAGCCGAAGACCAGAAGTAG
- a CDS encoding DNA repair ATPase, with product MLNEKFGSKFKSDKGVYTMDGVVIEDISKTPIRVISKVDATPTGTTVWWSIDLGNAYLSKDATPVQWKASEKYLKDFARMLYREDLAVQVSEAEKALVSSQNNHMAVINKADAIKKDIEKNKLKKQEIQQQLAQNAAELLQYNNLVDMNLKEQEAARADIVNMRVALEAVKERMNKIE from the coding sequence ATGCTGAACGAAAAGTTCGGCAGCAAGTTCAAGTCGGACAAAGGTGTTTACACCATGGACGGCGTAGTAATTGAAGACATTTCCAAGACGCCGATCCGCGTGATCAGCAAAGTAGACGCTACCCCCACCGGCACGACCGTATGGTGGTCGATTGACTTGGGCAACGCCTACCTGAGCAAAGATGCTACCCCCGTGCAGTGGAAAGCTTCGGAGAAATACCTGAAGGATTTCGCCCGCATGCTCTACCGCGAAGACTTGGCCGTCCAGGTTTCGGAAGCTGAAAAGGCTCTCGTTTCGTCGCAGAACAACCACATGGCCGTTATCAACAAAGCTGACGCCATCAAGAAGGACATCGAGAAGAACAAGCTGAAGAAGCAGGAAATTCAGCAGCAGCTCGCTCAGAACGCCGCTGAATTGCTCCAGTACAACAACCTGGTGGACATGAACCTGAAAGAGCAGGAAGCCGCCCGCGCCGACATTGTTAACATGCGCGTAGCGCTGGAAGCCGTGAAGGAGCGCATGAACAAGATTGAGTAG
- a CDS encoding 30S ribosomal protein S16, whose product MAVKIRLARRGRKKAAQFDIVVADARAPRDGRFIEKIGTYDPNTNPASINFDGDKAFDWIMKGAQPTDTVRAMLSYRGVLYRKHLQLGVIKGAISQDVADERFSAWKEQKDAKIEGKRTSLGSAKDEARKAALAAETKVKEARAEALRIKNTPVAAPAAEAAEGETTEAAASTEGTEEAGA is encoded by the coding sequence ATGGCAGTTAAAATCCGCCTCGCCCGTCGTGGCCGTAAAAAGGCCGCTCAATTTGACATCGTAGTAGCTGACGCCCGCGCCCCGCGTGACGGCCGTTTCATCGAGAAAATCGGTACCTACGACCCCAACACCAACCCTGCTTCCATCAACTTCGACGGCGACAAAGCTTTCGACTGGATCATGAAGGGTGCTCAGCCGACCGATACGGTACGCGCTATGCTCTCCTACCGTGGTGTTCTCTACCGCAAGCACCTGCAGCTGGGTGTTATCAAAGGTGCCATCTCGCAGGACGTAGCCGACGAGCGTTTCTCGGCTTGGAAAGAGCAGAAAGACGCCAAAATCGAAGGCAAGCGTACTTCGCTGGGCTCGGCTAAGGATGAGGCCCGCAAGGCTGCCCTGGCTGCTGAGACCAAAGTGAAAGAAGCTCGCGCCGAGGCTCTGCGTATCAAGAATACGCCTGTAGCCGCTCCGGCTGCTGAAGCTGCCGAAGGTGAAACGACCGAGGCTGCTGCTTCGACCGAAGGCACCGAGGAAGCCGGCGCCTAA
- the trmD gene encoding tRNA (guanosine(37)-N1)-methyltransferase TrmD — MRLDIVTCQPELLTSPFAVSIVKRAQEKGLAEIHVHDLRRYAINKHGQIDDYVFGGGAGMVLRVEPIAACFDELLAQRSYDAVIYMTPDGETLRQPLVNRLSLAGNLLILCGHYKGVDERIRKAYITHEISVGDYVLSGGELGAAILVDAVVRLLPGVLGNEESALSDSFQDNLLAPPVYTRPAEWRGEKVPDILLSGNTPLVETWRHEQAVERTRQRRPDLLSEM, encoded by the coding sequence ATGCGTCTCGACATCGTCACCTGCCAGCCCGAATTGTTGACCAGCCCTTTCGCCGTTTCTATCGTGAAGCGGGCCCAGGAAAAAGGCTTGGCCGAAATTCACGTGCACGACTTGCGGCGCTATGCCATCAACAAGCACGGGCAGATTGACGACTACGTCTTCGGCGGCGGGGCCGGCATGGTCCTGCGCGTGGAGCCTATTGCCGCCTGCTTCGACGAGCTACTGGCCCAGCGCAGCTACGACGCCGTCATCTACATGACGCCCGACGGCGAGACGCTGCGGCAGCCGCTGGTCAACCGCCTGTCGTTGGCCGGCAACCTGCTCATTCTCTGCGGCCACTACAAGGGCGTCGACGAACGGATCCGCAAGGCCTACATCACCCACGAAATCAGTGTGGGCGACTACGTGCTGAGCGGCGGGGAGCTGGGCGCGGCCATCCTGGTGGATGCGGTGGTGCGGCTTTTGCCGGGCGTGCTCGGCAACGAGGAGTCGGCCCTGAGCGACTCGTTTCAGGACAACCTGCTGGCTCCGCCGGTCTATACCCGCCCGGCCGAATGGCGGGGTGAGAAAGTGCCCGATATTCTGCTCTCCGGCAACACGCCGCTGGTAGAAACCTGGCGCCACGAGCAAGCCGTGGAACGGACGCGTCAGCGCCGCCCCGACCTGCTCTCGGAAATGTGA
- a CDS encoding RluA family pseudouridine synthase, translating into MNRPNIWSEQKEILFEDNHLLIINKPAGVLVQGDNTGDEPLSVKAAEYLRFKYKKPGAAFVGVAHRLDRPVSGVVALAKTSKALSRLNEMFRDNKVHKTYWALVGKCPEPSSGHLTHWLVKDPIRNVTKAYPKMHPQGLKADLDYQVLGQAGNRFLIQVNPITGRPHQIRVQLATGLGTPIVGDVKYGFLAPLPDVSIALHARQLEFEHPVTKEAMCFRAPVPEMAHWEAAQTFYTV; encoded by the coding sequence GTGAATCGTCCTAATATCTGGTCGGAGCAGAAGGAAATTCTGTTCGAAGACAACCACTTGCTCATCATCAATAAGCCCGCCGGCGTGCTGGTACAGGGCGACAATACCGGGGATGAGCCGCTGTCGGTAAAGGCCGCCGAGTACCTGCGCTTTAAGTATAAAAAGCCCGGCGCGGCCTTCGTGGGCGTGGCCCACCGCCTCGACCGGCCCGTGAGCGGCGTGGTAGCCTTGGCCAAAACCAGCAAGGCTTTGAGCCGGCTGAACGAAATGTTCCGCGACAACAAGGTGCACAAAACCTACTGGGCCCTGGTGGGCAAATGCCCCGAGCCCAGCAGCGGCCACCTCACGCACTGGCTGGTGAAAGACCCGATTCGGAACGTGACCAAGGCCTACCCCAAAATGCACCCCCAGGGCCTAAAGGCTGATTTGGACTACCAGGTGCTGGGCCAGGCCGGCAACCGCTTCCTGATTCAGGTGAACCCCATTACCGGCCGTCCCCACCAGATTCGGGTGCAGCTGGCCACCGGCCTGGGCACGCCCATCGTCGGCGACGTGAAGTACGGCTTCCTAGCCCCCCTGCCCGACGTGAGCATTGCCCTGCACGCCCGGCAGCTGGAGTTTGAGCACCCCGTCACCAAAGAAGCCATGTGCTTTCGGGCCCCGGTGCCGGAAATGGCCCACTGGGAGGCCGCCCAAACCTTCTACACCGTTTAG